One Tolypothrix bouteillei VB521301 DNA window includes the following coding sequences:
- a CDS encoding Hsp70 family protein: MTTVVIDFGTSNTVVCTTDLITQTPRTLKFDLISRRFEVGGEQVSVVPSLVFVEGENRILFGEQVRAKRLGFVQPERYFRAFKRELAADFVPPPRLLDGNNYSAEAVSELFVRNIWQMVEEQLQPSHVIFTVPVGAFERYLDWFRAFADKLSIPKVQIVDESTAAALGYAVQRPGSVVLVVDFGGGTLDLSLVRTVGVTSEHQVVRAEVLAKSDAFVGGVDIDTWIVEHYLKQIGSSRTEVGEIGWQNLLEVAEKLKIRLSTADEAKEAWFDDENFMSHELQLNRDELAEILEAEQLLEVLRQALDEVLAIALTKGINKSSIEQVLLVGGTCQIPAVQQLVTSYFGRQKVKLDKPFEAVAHGALALSKMAAVDDYLRHSYAIRLWEPHSKTYSYLTLIEKGMRYPGARSQPLTLQVATQGQREIRLDIGEVAEVSQAEVTYDASGRMTSTHLVKQDTYRSLENHHQQVCVAHLDPPGETGVDRIEVLFEVNEQRVLVVTVKDLLTKKVLVEREAIAKLQ; this comes from the coding sequence ATGACAACCGTAGTAATTGATTTTGGTACGAGTAACACAGTTGTATGTACAACTGATTTAATTACACAAACACCACGAACTTTAAAGTTTGACTTAATTTCACGTCGGTTTGAAGTTGGGGGAGAGCAAGTTAGTGTTGTACCAAGTTTGGTGTTTGTAGAAGGGGAAAATCGCATACTTTTTGGCGAACAAGTACGGGCTAAGCGTTTGGGATTTGTTCAACCGGAGCGATATTTTCGAGCTTTTAAACGCGAATTAGCTGCAGATTTTGTTCCTCCTCCTCGTTTGTTGGATGGTAACAATTACAGTGCGGAAGCTGTTTCGGAACTGTTTGTGAGAAACATTTGGCAGATGGTTGAAGAACAATTGCAACCCAGCCATGTTATTTTTACGGTTCCTGTAGGAGCTTTTGAGCGTTATCTCGATTGGTTTCGCGCTTTTGCAGACAAGTTGAGTATTCCTAAAGTACAAATTGTGGATGAATCTACCGCAGCTGCTCTTGGTTATGCAGTGCAACGCCCTGGTTCTGTGGTGTTGGTGGTAGATTTTGGCGGTGGAACCCTCGATTTGAGTCTTGTGAGAACTGTAGGTGTTACTTCCGAACATCAAGTAGTACGGGCTGAGGTTCTCGCTAAGTCTGATGCTTTTGTTGGTGGTGTTGATATTGATACGTGGATTGTCGAGCATTATCTCAAGCAAATTGGTTCTTCAAGAACTGAGGTAGGAGAAATTGGTTGGCAAAATTTGCTGGAAGTGGCGGAGAAACTAAAAATTCGGCTATCGACGGCTGATGAAGCTAAGGAAGCTTGGTTTGATGATGAGAATTTTATGTCCCATGAATTGCAGCTTAACCGAGATGAGTTAGCAGAGATTTTGGAAGCAGAACAGTTGTTGGAGGTGTTGCGACAAGCTTTGGATGAAGTTCTTGCGATCGCTTTAACTAAGGGAATTAACAAATCGTCTATCGAACAGGTGTTGCTGGTAGGCGGTACTTGTCAAATTCCCGCAGTACAGCAACTTGTCACTTCTTATTTTGGGCGACAAAAGGTGAAGTTAGACAAGCCATTTGAAGCGGTAGCACACGGTGCGTTAGCTTTGAGCAAGATGGCGGCTGTAGATGATTATTTGCGTCACAGCTATGCTATCCGGCTTTGGGAACCTCACAGCAAAACTTATTCTTATCTGACATTAATTGAAAAAGGGATGCGCTATCCGGGAGCACGTTCTCAACCTTTGACGTTACAAGTTGCAACACAAGGACAGCGAGAGATACGTCTGGATATAGGGGAAGTCGCAGAGGTATCACAGGCGGAGGTTACTTATGATGCTAGCGGACGAATGACAAGTACGCATTTGGTTAAGCAAGATACCTATCGTTCTTTGGAAAATCATCACCAACAAGTGTGTGTGGCGCATCTCGATCCACCAGGGGAAACGGGAGTAGACAGGATAGAAGTGTTATTTGAAGTGAACGAACAACGGGTTTTGGTGGTAACGGTTAAGGATTTGCTGACTAAAAAGGTATTGGTGGAGAGAGAGGCGATCGCTAAACTTCAATAA